The Caldicellulosiruptor changbaiensis genome has a segment encoding these proteins:
- a CDS encoding GntR family transcriptional regulator: MLRKVDKHSGVPAYVQIVNMIKSEIILGNLQQGLQLPTVRELQAIFDVNINTVLKALEKLKAEGFIEAEQGIGYFVKKDIDVDKKIIEIIKGCVRELKSNQIDFYTAIILFEEVWKNEEV, translated from the coding sequence ATGCTGAGAAAAGTTGATAAACACAGCGGTGTGCCTGCATACGTGCAGATCGTCAACATGATTAAATCAGAGATAATACTTGGAAATCTTCAGCAAGGTTTACAGCTTCCAACTGTAAGAGAACTTCAGGCAATTTTTGATGTGAATATAAACACTGTCTTAAAAGCACTTGAAAAACTAAAAGCTGAAGGTTTTATTGAAGCAGAACAGGGGATTGGGTATTTTGTGAAGAAGGATATTGATGTTGATAAAAAGATAATTGAGATAATAAAAGGGTGTGTTAGGGAACTTAAAAGTAATCAAATAGATTTTTACACAGCCATAATTTTATTTGAGGAGGTGTGGAAAAATGAAGAGGTTTGA